tggcatccccgcccgcatcgacagtcagccgcgtcgcggtgaaaataccggaattttcgccgaccgatcccgagctgtggttcgcgatggtcgaggcgagtttcgagacgagcggcgttacgaccgaaaagacgaagttcgggtacgtcctgggcgcgctcaaaccagaatacgcggccgaggtccgcgaaatcatcttgaatcccccggctgagccgttcactaggctcaagacagggctgataaggcggatcggggcgtcgcaggagcagaagactcggcgtctcctcgagcacgaggagatgggcgaccgcaaaccgtcgcagttcttacgccacctgcggaccttgggaggaacagccgtgtcgaaggagatactgcgtaccttgtggttgggccggctcccggcgagcatgcaggtcatcctggcgacgcagcgagacgtcgagctcgaccgagtggccgacttggccgacaccatcgctgacacgatgggcccacgcacgcgggtagccgaggcctctgcgggtgccgtcgcacggccgtcgagggatatgtgcgaagtcgaggaacaactgtgctcgaagatggcacagctcacggcgacgtttcggcaggagctcgcagcaattcgtcgcgagataaaccccggtccgcgtttttcccaacggcgaccatccaccccgggccgagcgcgatcgctatcccgagaacgacgaaccgcgctacgaggcgggaagtgtttttaccactacaagttcggcgcgaacgcgttccgttgcgaacacccatgcaattggtccgcgtcgggaaacgagatgggcagtcgttaatgacggccagcgaccactgcccaccatcgcgccgtttgttcgtcaccgatcgagtaacgagaacgcagtttttaatcgacaccggtgccgatctctgcgtttttcctcgatcgaaaactcgcgggttccgcgaacgcgcatcttacgttttatatgcggcgaacgggtcggaaattgccacgtacgggacggttacgctgagcctcgacttcgggctccgtcgcgctttcgtatggcgtttcgtggtggccgacgtgtcaaagccgattataggcgtagatttcctcgcgcattacgaactattggtggacgtcggaaagtgcaaacttttagaccaggtgacgtcgatgacggtgccgggacgctcagtgcgcgagtgcgggccatcggcgccctcggtgaagacaattttcggtgattcgaaattccacgaattgctgcaacgtttcccgaacattacgcgaccagtggggacacccgtgcaagtgcaacatgaaacggtgcactacatccgcacaacgccgggtccgcctgtggcttgtaggccccggcgtctcgcgccggatcgtttgaggcacgcgcgacaagaattcgagacgatgatgcgtctcggcatcgcgcgaccgtcggaaagtgcgtggtcatcgcctctccatatggtgcccaaaaaagaacaggacgcttggcgaccgtgcggggattaccgagctttaaatgcgcgcacggtgccggataggtaccccgtgaagcacatcgaggacttttctcacgcgcttcacgggaagacggtgttctccacaatagatctggcgcgcgcgtataaccagattccagtggccacagaggacatcgccaaaaccgcgataaccacccctttcggactattcgagttcccctgtatgtcgttcggattgcgaaacgcggcacaaacgtttcaacgtttcatcgacgaggtgctgcgcggcttggattttgtgtacgcgtacatcgacgacatactggtggcatcgtcgacagaagaggagcacttgcgccacttggaggaagttttttcacgcctcgacaagtacggcgtgaccgtcaacggggcgaaatgcattttcggccaggcgcaggttaaattcctggggttcaccgtatcgtccaaaggcaccagcccgttggaatcaaaggtggaggcgatcaccaactacccccaaccgaccaccgcaaaacggctgaggcagttcctgggtatgctaaatttctataggcgtttcatgcccagggctgcgcaggtacaagcgcccctcaataacctactgcacgacggcatcaagggtaacgccaagttggcgtggaccgaggaagctaccgcggctttcgccgaggcgaaggacagtttgaggcaggcggcgttattgtcgcatccgagggacgacgcgccactcgccttgttctgcgacgcgtccgattttgctgcaggtgcggcactgcagcagcgggtcggaaaggattggcagccgctggctttcttctccaggaagctcagcgccgccgagcggaattacggcgcgtacgaccgggaaatgttggccatttactcggcaatcaagcatttccgacacatggtggaggggcgaacattcaccatctacacggaccacaaaccgttgacattcgccttccaacaaaagcccgagaaatgttctcccaggcaatttagatacctggatttcatcgggcagttcaccaccgacatccgccacatcgccgggaaggacaacgtcgtcgccgacgcgctatccagtttggaagaagtggtagagtctttcagctacaccgatttggcggagtctcagcagcgcgacgcggaacttcaggcgtacatgagcgggagaataaaaaacaatttacgtctaaaacggatacgcccgcccgattcgaacactgaagtgatctgtgacgtgtctaccgggattgcgcgacctttcgtcacgggacaattcaggcgagccgcattcgactcgatgcaccgcttggcgcatccaggcgttaaagcaacggtgagactcgtgacggaacgatatgtgtggccgtccgtcaaagccgattgccggagttgggctcgcggttgcgttccgtgccagcgcgccaaaataaacaagcacgttttcgcgccgccgggaagtttcgacgcgccgaccggaagattcgagcacgtgcacatagacattgtagttcttccggtctcagaggggttcaggtactgtttaacctgcgtcgaccgttttacgcgctggcccgaggctttcccaattcgggatcaagaagcttcgaccgtggcacgcgccttttacgagggttggatttcacggttcggaaccccgttgcgcgtgacgaccgaccagggtcgacaattcgagtcgcgcttGTTTCAGGCATTGTCACAGTTAACAGGTGCAGCCCACTGGCGGACAACGGCCTATCACCCGGCGGCAAACGGAATGGTGGAGAGATTCCACCGCCAATTTAAGGCAGCAATCCGTTGCCAGCAAAACGTCAGCTGGACAAAGGTTCTTCCCACCATCTTGCTGGGCATCCGCGCAGCCTGGAGGGAGGACTTACAATCCACCGCAGCTGAGCTGGTCTACGGCGAGACACTGCGCCTACCAGGGGAATTCCTGGTCCCACAGAGAGCGGAGTCGCTGCCGCTGCCAGGGGATTTTGTCGCGGGATTACGAAAGCATTTCGCAACACTCGCCCCAACGCCTGGCAGCAATCACTCGACGAAACGAGTTTTCGTTTTCAAGGACCTCGCCACGGCAGAGCATGTGTTCGTGCGGAACGACGCCGTGCGAGGAATCCTCCAGCCGCCATACGACGGCCCATACAGGGTCCTCGAGCGAGGGGACCGGACTTACTCCCTCAGTATCCGGGACAAGGCGGTCACAGTGACCATAGATCGCCTAAAGCCGGCGTACTTGCTGGCTACAGATCCAGCACCGCCGACGATACCAGGGGAAACACAGCCAGCGTTACCTGGAGAGTCCGAGGGGCCACCAACACCATCATCACCACCCACTCCGAGCGAGTTTACGGGGCAGCCGCCCCAACCATCGCCACCATCTCGGGGTCCGGCGGTGCCGCCCCCCATAGCAGTACCACCAGGTGCGGGTTTACGCACCACACGGTCCGGAAGAAGAGTGCGTTTCCCGGACCGATTGCAAGTTTCGTGATCGAGTCAATCACTGGCGGGGGGgtgatgtggcggcgacaagccggcgccacgtctccgccatgtgtttagttttaaggcgaaagaatgatctggatgggatgcatcggtgagcgaatggttagttcagtaagaaccctcatcgggaacggtacgcgagcgtcgcgagtttagttccgattgtaaataaagatagtctaattgtaaccgggttcaattctctcttcccgtcgccgatcccacctcctcaaagctaaaccatacgcttcgcatggatttgaagcaaagccttcaacttcgcattgatttgaagataaatcatgtgtttcgcttggatttgaagctaacacgtttgtttggcatgcagttgaagctaaaacatgtacatcacaagtatctggatctaatccacctgtttcgcaagaatatgaagctatgaagctaatccatgtgattcgtatgaatttgaagctagatcatgtgtttcgcatggatttgaagctgtatcacttatatcgcaattatctgaagataaatcatttgtttctcacgtatttgaagctaagccttctacatcgcattgatttgaagctaactcgattgtttcgcccgcatatgaagctatatcacttatatcgcaattatctgaagataaatcatttgtttctcatgtatttgaagataagccttgtacttcgcattgatttgaagctaaatcatgtgtttcgcatggatttgaagctaactcgcttgtttcgcattcagttgaagctaaatcatatttatcacaagtatctgagtataaaccatgtgtttcgcatgaatattaagctaaactatgtgtttcgcatgaatttgaagcgaaatgatgtgtttcgcatggatttgaagctatctcttttgtttcgcctgcatttgaagataaatcatgtatatcacaagtatttgaaactaaaccatttgattcacattgatttgatgattagcattctacgtcgcattgatttgaagctaaatcatatgtttcgcatggatttgaagctaactcgttttcttcgcttgtatttgaagataaatcatatatatcacaagtatttgaagctaaaccatacgcttcgcatggatttgaagcaaagccttcaacttcgcattgatttgaagataaatcatgtgtttcgcttggatttgaagctaacacgtttgtttagcatgcagttgaagctaaaacatgtacatcacaagtatctggatctaatccacctgtttcgctagaatatgaagctatgaagctaatccatgtgattcgtatgaatttgaagctagatcatgtgtttcgcccgcatatgaagctatatcacttatatcgcaattatctgaagataaatcatttgtttctcatgtatttgaagataagccttgtacttcgcattgatttgaagctaaatcatgtgtttcgcatggatttgaagctaactcgcttgtttcgcattcagttgaagctaaatcatatttatcacaagtatctgagtataaaccatgtgtttcgcatgaatattaagctaaactatgtgtttcgcatgaatttgaagcgaaatgatgtgtttcgcatggatttgaagctatctcttttgtttcgcctgcatttgaagataaatcatgtatatcacaagtatttgaagctaaaccatttgattcgcatggatttgacattaagccttctacttcgtactgatttgaagctaaatcatgtgtttcgtttgaatttgaaactaagccttctacttcgcattgatttgaagctaaatcgtgtgtttcgcatgaatttgaagcttattcatgtatatcacaagtatttgaagctgaaccatatgttttgcgtgaatattaagctaaaccatgtgtttccaacgtatttgaagctaaatcatgtgtttcgctgtgatttgaagctaacacgtttgcttcgcatgcagttgaagctaaatcatgtttatcaaaagtattagaagctaaacaatttgtttcgcatggatttgaagataagcctcctacttcgcattaatttgaagctaactcgattgattctactgcatttgaatctatatcacttatatcgcaattatctgaagataaagcatttgcttctcatgtatttgaagctaagccgtctatttcacattgatttgaagctaaatcatatgtttcgcacggatttgaagctaactcgtttttttcgcctgtatttaaagataaatcatctatatcacaagtatttgaagctaaaccatttgtttcgaatgaatttgaagctaagccttctacttcgctttgatttgaagctaaatcatgtgtttcgcttggttttgaagctaactcgtttgtttcgcatgcagttgaagctaaatcatgcatatcacaagtatttgaagctaaaccatttgtttcgcatggatttgaagctaagccttctacttcgcattgatttgaagcttaatcatgcatttcgcttggatttgaagctaaatcatgtgtttcgcatggacttaaagctaacacgtttgtttggcatgcagttgaacctaaatcatgtatatcacaagtatttgaagctaaaccatttgttttgcgtggtttcgaaaatcagccttctatttcgcattggtttgaagctaaatcacgtgtttctcatggatttgaagctaactcgtttctatcgcatggatttaaagctaactcatttatctcgcctgcatttgaagctaaatcatgtatatcacaaatatttgaagctaaaccatttgtttcgcatggatttgaagttaagccttcgacttcgcattgatttgtagctaaatcatgtgttccgcctggatttcaagataactcgattgtttcgcatgcagttgaagctcaatcatgtatatctcaagtatttgaagctaaaccaattgtttcgcattgatttgaagataagttttctacttcgcattgatttgaagctaactcgattgtttcgcctgcatttgcagctatatcacatatatcgcaattatctgatgataaatcatatgtttctcatgtatttgaacataagccttgtacttcgcattgatttgaagctaaatcatgtgtttcgcatggatttgaagctaactcgtttgtatcgcatgcagttgaagctaaatcatctatatctcaagtatttgaagctaaaccatctgtttcgcatggatttgaagataagtctcctacttcgcattaatttgaagctaactcgat
This genomic stretch from Megalopta genalis isolate 19385.01 unplaced genomic scaffold, iyMegGena1_principal scaffold1081, whole genome shotgun sequence harbors:
- the LOC143263678 gene encoding uncharacterized protein LOC143263678 is translated as ALSQLTGAAHWRTTAYHPAANGMVERFHRQFKAAIRCQQNVSWTKVLPTILLGIRAAWREDLQSTAAELVYGETLRLPGEFLVPQRAESLPLPGDFVAGLRKHFATLAPTPGSNHSTKRVFVFKDLATAEHVFVRNDAVRGILQPPYDGPYRVLERGDRTYSLSIRDKAVTVTIDRLKPAYLLATDPAPPTIPGETQPALPGESEGPPTPSSPPTPSEFTGQPPQPSPPSRGPAVPPPIAVPPGAGLRTTRSGRRVRFPDRLQVS